In the genome of Tropicibacter oceani, one region contains:
- a CDS encoding AEC family transporter, whose amino-acid sequence MLHILTHDILPVFSMLALGFVLGRMRKVSRDEAAALNRVAFLVLQPALILPLIARVDLGALRLDALGLYALCQVVTFALAYGVARRIFGRAHLESWLLAMATVFVNSLLYIYPISFLIYGEAAALPITAIVAWDASVSFAFFIVTTDLMANRQASPAAALRRVGSNPVLIAIAIGIAANLLALSLPAPLLTAMAFAGAGAAPLTLFALGVILSGHALIPGPTVIGLSAIKLVAFPLLVWGALHLAPLPEDWNRLFILNAAGPSGAMAFALAMLHGVRTDAIAPVIIWTSILSLVSLAALA is encoded by the coding sequence ATGCTGCATATCCTGACCCATGACATCCTGCCGGTGTTTTCCATGCTGGCGCTTGGCTTTGTGCTGGGCCGGATGCGCAAGGTCAGCCGGGACGAGGCCGCCGCGCTGAACCGCGTCGCCTTTTTGGTGCTGCAACCGGCGCTGATCCTGCCGCTGATCGCGCGGGTCGATCTGGGCGCCCTGCGCCTTGATGCGCTGGGGCTATACGCGCTGTGCCAGGTCGTCACCTTTGCTTTGGCCTATGGCGTTGCGCGGCGGATCTTTGGCCGCGCGCATCTGGAAAGCTGGCTTTTGGCCATGGCGACCGTCTTCGTCAATTCGCTGCTCTATATCTATCCGATCTCCTTCCTGATCTATGGCGAGGCCGCCGCCCTTCCGATCACCGCCATCGTCGCCTGGGATGCCTCGGTTTCCTTTGCCTTCTTCATCGTGACCACCGACCTGATGGCCAACAGGCAGGCAAGCCCGGCCGCTGCGCTGCGCCGGGTTGGGTCAAACCCCGTGCTGATCGCCATTGCCATCGGCATTGCCGCCAACCTGCTGGCCCTGTCCCTGCCCGCCCCGCTGTTGACGGCCATGGCCTTTGCCGGCGCCGGGGCCGCGCCGCTGACACTGTTCGCCCTTGGCGTGATCCTGTCCGGTCATGCGCTGATCCCCGGCCCGACCGTCATCGGCCTGTCGGCGATCAAACTTGTCGCCTTTCCGCTGCTGGTCTGGGGCGCGCTGCACCTGGCGCCGCTGCCCGAAGACTGGAACCGGCTGTTCATTCTCAATGCCGCGGGGCCCTCGGGGGCCATGGCCTTTGCCCTGGCCATGCTGCACGGCGTGCGCACCGATGCCATCGCCCCGGTGATCATCTGGACCAGCATCCTGTCGCTGGTGTCCCTGGCCGCCCTGGCCTGA
- a CDS encoding AAA family ATPase, which translates to MRFEGTESYVATDDLTMAVNAAVTLERPLLVKGEPGTGKTELARQVAGALGLPMIEWNIKSTTKAQQGLYEYDAVSRLRDSQLGDERVNDVRNYIRKGKLWQAFDAPGKVVLLIDEIDKADIEFPNDLLQELDRMEFHVYETGETIKAVNRPIVIITSNNEKELPDAFLRRCFFHYIKFPEPDVLRKIVEVHHPGIKETLLTTALTQFYELREQPGLKKKPSTSEVLDWLKLLLAEDLDAEDLRRDGANALPKLHGALLKNEQDVHLFERLAFMARRQR; encoded by the coding sequence ATGCGATTCGAAGGAACCGAAAGCTATGTCGCAACCGATGACCTGACGATGGCGGTCAATGCGGCCGTGACGTTGGAACGACCGCTTCTGGTAAAAGGCGAGCCGGGCACCGGCAAGACCGAGCTGGCGCGGCAGGTTGCGGGCGCGCTGGGACTGCCGATGATCGAATGGAACATCAAGTCGACGACCAAGGCGCAGCAGGGCCTGTATGAATATGACGCCGTGTCCCGCCTGCGCGACAGCCAGCTGGGCGACGAACGCGTCAACGACGTGCGCAATTACATCCGCAAGGGCAAGCTGTGGCAGGCCTTTGATGCGCCGGGCAAGGTGGTGCTGCTGATCGACGAGATCGACAAGGCCGATATCGAGTTTCCCAACGATCTGCTGCAGGAACTCGACCGGATGGAATTCCACGTCTACGAGACCGGAGAAACGATCAAGGCAGTCAACCGCCCCATCGTCATCATCACCTCGAACAATGAAAAGGAATTGCCCGACGCCTTTTTGCGGCGCTGTTTCTTTCACTATATCAAGTTTCCCGAACCCGATGTGCTGCGCAAGATCGTCGAGGTGCACCACCCCGGAATCAAGGAAACCCTGCTGACCACCGCACTGACCCAGTTCTATGAATTGCGTGAACAGCCGGGCCTGAAGAAGAAGCCGTCGACCAGCGAGGTGCTGGACTGGCTCAAGCTGCTGCTGGCCGAGGACCTGGACGCCGAAGACCTGCGCCGCGACGGGGCCAATGCCTTGCCGAAACTGCACGGGGCGCTGCTGAAGAACGAACAGGACGTGCACCTGTTCGAACGGCTGGCCTTCATGGCGCGGCGCCAAAGGTGA
- the dksA gene encoding RNA polymerase-binding protein DksA, which produces MKAESFLPDDYRPAEDEPFMNEKQLEYFRRKLIMWKHEILEDSRDTIEALQEGTRNIPDVTDRASEETDRALELRTRDRQRKLVAKIDSALRRIDDGEYGYCEVTGEPISLKRLDARPIATMSLEAQERHERREKVHRDD; this is translated from the coding sequence ATGAAAGCCGAGAGTTTTCTTCCCGATGACTATCGTCCAGCCGAGGATGAGCCTTTCATGAATGAGAAGCAGCTGGAGTATTTCCGGCGCAAGCTGATCATGTGGAAGCACGAGATACTGGAAGACAGCCGGGATACCATCGAGGCGCTGCAGGAAGGGACACGGAACATTCCGGACGTCACCGACCGTGCCAGCGAAGAAACCGACCGCGCGTTGGAACTGCGTACACGTGACCGCCAGCGCAAGCTGGTCGCCAAGATCGATTCGGCCCTGCGCCGCATCGACGATGGCGAATATGGCTATTGCGAAGTGACCGGGGAACCGATCAGCCTGAAACGGCTGGACGCGCGCCCGATCGCAACCATGAGCCTTGAGGCGCAGGAACGTCACGAGCGCCGCGAAAAGGTGCACCGCGACGACTGA
- a CDS encoding FAD-dependent monooxygenase codes for MNMDDRHITVLGGGIGGLAAALACARRGAAVRVLEQAEAISEVGAGIQVSPNGLRVIEALGLGAAFRDISVRGRAVVLRDHAQGREVLRLDLGRLPAGQDYRFVHRADLIELLAEAAREAGIKVRLLQKAVSVTAGAPAMVDLANGDRVEEALILGADGLHSVVRPALNGVAKPFFTRQVAWRAIVPNVTGHPDEAWVHMGPGRHVVSYPLRGGDWVNLVGAEERRDWAPEGWAHQGDPDAMRAVFAGFGGPIRALLEQVGQVGVWGLFRHPVAQRWHGAGLALLGDAAHPTLPFLAQGANMALEDAWVLADCLASHPDQDQALAQYQARRRPRVSRAIATANGNAWKYHLRNPLLRGAAHLGLGVIGRMAPDRMLHQFDWLYAHDVTAP; via the coding sequence ATGAACATGGACGACAGGCATATCACGGTCCTGGGCGGCGGTATCGGCGGGCTGGCCGCGGCGCTGGCCTGCGCGCGGCGCGGTGCCGCGGTGCGGGTGCTCGAACAGGCCGAGGCGATCTCCGAGGTCGGGGCAGGCATCCAGGTCAGCCCCAACGGCCTGCGGGTGATCGAGGCGCTGGGGCTGGGCGCGGCGTTTCGCGACATCTCGGTTCGGGGCAGGGCGGTCGTGCTGCGCGATCATGCGCAGGGCCGCGAGGTGCTGCGGCTGGATCTGGGGCGGCTGCCGGCCGGGCAGGACTATCGCTTTGTGCATCGCGCCGACCTGATCGAGCTTTTGGCCGAGGCGGCGCGCGAGGCGGGGATCAAGGTGCGGCTGCTGCAAAAGGCGGTCAGCGTGACGGCCGGTGCCCCCGCCATGGTCGATCTGGCCAATGGCGACCGCGTCGAAGAGGCGCTTATCCTTGGCGCCGACGGCCTGCATTCGGTCGTGCGCCCGGCGCTGAATGGCGTGGCCAAGCCCTTCTTTACCCGTCAGGTCGCATGGCGCGCCATCGTGCCCAACGTCACCGGCCACCCCGACGAGGCATGGGTGCACATGGGGCCGGGGCGCCACGTCGTCAGCTATCCCCTGCGCGGCGGTGACTGGGTCAACCTGGTCGGCGCCGAAGAACGCCGCGACTGGGCGCCCGAAGGCTGGGCGCACCAGGGCGATCCGGACGCGATGCGCGCGGTCTTTGCCGGTTTTGGCGGGCCGATTCGCGCGCTGCTGGAGCAGGTCGGGCAGGTCGGGGTCTGGGGGCTGTTCCGCCATCCGGTGGCACAGCGCTGGCATGGCGCGGGGCTGGCGCTGCTGGGCGATGCGGCGCATCCGACACTGCCGTTCCTGGCGCAGGGCGCGAACATGGCGCTGGAAGACGCCTGGGTGCTGGCCGATTGCCTGGCTTCGCACCCCGATCAGGATCAGGCGCTGGCGCAATACCAGGCGCGGCGCCGCCCGCGGGTGTCGCGGGCCATCGCCACGGCCAATGGCAATGCCTGGAAATACCACCTGCGCAACCCGCTGCTGCGCGGCGCGGCGCATCTGGGGCTGGGCGTCATCGGACGCATGGCGCCGGACCGCATGCTGCACCAGTTCGACTGGCTGTATGCCCATGACGTGACCGCCCCCTAG
- a CDS encoding XdhC family protein, which yields MDRFDGIPEQALAWHQAGQGAALATVIETWGSAPRRVGSQLAISGSGQIEGSVSGGCVEGAVIVEALEALEDGGARELEFGVSDQDAFAVGLACGGTIRVLVEPVGQALPAEVLAQLCQARASREPVAYIADLDSGARRLDRDGHADRFRMDRSGFEPDSRVFVAIHNPPLRLITVGAVHIAQALLPMARIAGYDPVIVDPREAFASPERFPGETILHDWPDEALDKLGLDARTALVLLTHDPKLDDPALHRALRATCFYIGALGSSRTHAKRVARLQEAGFDDDQIARIHGPIGLDIGASGPSEIAVSVLAEMTRVLRKGA from the coding sequence ATGGATCGATTTGACGGAATTCCCGAACAGGCGCTGGCCTGGCACCAGGCCGGGCAGGGGGCGGCGCTGGCCACGGTGATCGAAACCTGGGGCTCGGCGCCGCGGCGCGTCGGCAGCCAGCTGGCGATCTCGGGCAGCGGCCAGATCGAAGGCTCGGTCTCGGGCGGCTGCGTCGAAGGGGCGGTGATCGTCGAGGCGCTCGAGGCGCTCGAAGACGGCGGCGCGCGCGAATTGGAGTTCGGCGTTTCCGATCAGGATGCCTTTGCCGTCGGGCTGGCCTGTGGCGGCACCATCCGGGTGCTGGTCGAACCGGTCGGACAGGCGCTGCCCGCCGAGGTGCTGGCGCAGCTGTGCCAGGCCCGCGCCAGCCGCGAACCGGTGGCCTATATCGCCGATCTGGACAGCGGTGCGCGCCGGCTGGACCGTGACGGCCACGCCGACCGGTTCCGCATGGACCGATCGGGCTTTGAACCGGACAGCCGCGTCTTTGTCGCCATCCACAACCCGCCGCTGCGGCTGATCACGGTGGGGGCGGTGCATATCGCGCAGGCGCTTTTGCCGATGGCGCGCATCGCGGGCTATGATCCGGTCATCGTCGACCCGCGCGAGGCCTTTGCCTCGCCCGAGCGGTTCCCGGGCGAGACCATCCTGCATGACTGGCCCGACGAGGCGCTGGACAAACTGGGTCTGGATGCGCGCACCGCGCTGGTGCTGCTGACCCACGACCCCAAGCTGGACGACCCGGCGCTGCACCGCGCCCTGCGCGCGACCTGTTTCTACATCGGGGCGCTGGGGTCCAGCCGCACCCACGCCAAACGCGTCGCGCGCCTGCAAGAGGCGGGCTTTGACGACGACCAGATCGCGCGCATCCATGGTCCCATCGGGCTGGATATCGGGGCCTCGGGGCCTTCGGAAATCGCCGTGTCGGTGCTGGCGGAAATGACCCGCGTGCTGAGGAAGGGCGCATGA
- a CDS encoding molybdopterin-binding protein: MKFGAVALKDAFGAVLAHSVALDTGRLRKGRVLSEADIALLRAEGRDTVTVARLEPGDVAEDRAAERLAQALVPDPERAGLRLGKAATGRVNIHATGPGVVEVLADRIHALNALHPMITVATVPQWQRIEARGMVATVKIIAYAVPEAALEAACLAGQSALRLRSPQANTADLIQTSTDAAENGDKGHAVTRARLERLGVELGDKQIVPHDTDRLAAAIRASTADAILILTASATSDLHDVAPEALRAAGGTVVHFGMPVDPGNLLFFGHLGARPVIGLPGCARSPALNGADWVMERLLCGVPVRPGDIAAMGVGGLLKEIPQRGRLREAG; encoded by the coding sequence ATGAAGTTCGGCGCCGTCGCGCTGAAGGATGCGTTCGGCGCGGTGCTGGCCCATTCCGTGGCGCTGGACACCGGACGCCTGCGCAAGGGCCGGGTGCTGTCAGAGGCGGATATCGCCCTGCTGCGCGCCGAGGGGCGCGACACCGTCACCGTCGCCCGCCTTGAACCCGGCGATGTGGCCGAAGACAGGGCCGCCGAACGGCTGGCGCAGGCGCTGGTCCCCGATCCGGAACGCGCCGGGCTGCGGCTGGGCAAGGCGGCGACCGGCCGTGTCAACATCCATGCCACCGGCCCCGGTGTGGTCGAGGTGCTGGCCGACCGCATCCATGCGCTGAACGCCCTGCACCCGATGATCACCGTGGCCACCGTGCCGCAATGGCAGCGGATCGAGGCGCGCGGCATGGTCGCCACGGTCAAGATCATCGCCTATGCCGTCCCCGAGGCCGCGCTCGAGGCGGCCTGCCTGGCCGGGCAATCGGCGCTGCGCCTGCGCAGCCCGCAGGCCAACACCGCGGACCTGATCCAGACCAGCACCGATGCCGCCGAAAACGGTGACAAGGGCCATGCGGTCACGCGCGCACGGCTGGAGCGGCTGGGTGTGGAACTGGGCGACAAGCAGATCGTGCCGCATGACACCGACCGGCTGGCGGCGGCGATCCGGGCCAGCACGGCGGATGCGATCCTGATCCTGACCGCCTCGGCCACCTCAGACCTGCATGACGTCGCCCCCGAGGCGCTGCGCGCGGCGGGCGGCACGGTGGTGCATTTCGGCATGCCGGTCGATCCCGGCAACCTGCTGTTCTTTGGTCATCTGGGCGCGCGCCCGGTGATCGGCCTGCCGGGCTGCGCCCGCTCGCCCGCGCTGAACGGGGCCGACTGGGTGATGGAACGGCTGCTGTGCGGCGTGCCGGTCCGCCCCGGAGACATCGCGGCCATGGGCGTGGGCGGATTGCTCAAGGAGATCCCCCAGCGCGGACGGCTGCGCGAGGCGGGCTGA
- the infC gene encoding translation initiation factor IF-3, giving the protein MGSRASLVCASNRSTEIIRSKPIARRPHNAPPQRDTGPRINGRIRAPEIRLIGADGENVGVVTPARAMDMAEEAGLDLVEISPNANPPVCKIMDFGKFKYEQQKRESEARKKQKIIEVKEVKFRPNTDTNDYEVKMRNVFRFLENGDKVKITLRFRGREMAHQNLGRELLERVAEDVKEIGKVENMPKMEGRQMVMMIGPLSK; this is encoded by the coding sequence ATCGGCTCTCGGGCAAGTCTAGTTTGCGCATCAAATCGTTCAACGGAAATCATCAGGAGCAAACCCATAGCCCGTAGACCGCACAACGCGCCCCCCCAGCGTGACACAGGACCCCGCATCAATGGACGCATCCGGGCCCCTGAAATCCGCCTTATTGGCGCTGATGGTGAAAACGTAGGTGTCGTGACACCTGCCCGCGCCATGGACATGGCAGAAGAAGCCGGGCTCGACCTTGTCGAGATTTCGCCCAACGCGAACCCGCCGGTCTGCAAGATCATGGATTTCGGCAAGTTCAAGTACGAACAGCAAAAACGCGAATCCGAAGCCCGCAAGAAGCAGAAGATCATCGAGGTCAAAGAGGTCAAGTTCCGTCCCAACACGGATACCAATGACTATGAGGTCAAGATGCGCAACGTCTTCCGCTTTTTGGAAAACGGCGACAAGGTAAAGATCACCCTGCGTTTCCGCGGCCGCGAAATGGCGCACCAGAACCTGGGCCGCGAATTGCTGGAACGGGTTGCCGAGGACGTCAAGGAAATCGGCAAGGTCGAAAACATGCCGAAGATGGAAGGCCGCCAGATGGTCATGATGATCGGCCCGCTGTCCAAGTAA
- a CDS encoding ferredoxin--NADP reductase — translation MTELKPVTQSTATKAPEAKKLAIPDAQTVTEVKHYTDRLFSFRCTRPATMRFRSGEFVMIGLMGDPDPKTGKQKPLLRAYSIASPSWDEELEFYSIKVPDGPLTSRLQHIKVGDEIILRPKPVGTLVHDALLPGKRLWFFATGTGFAPFASLLREPQTYEDYDEVIITHTCREAAELTYGAELIEGLKEDELLNEVIGEGFWKKIKYYPTTTREESAKMGRITDLMRSGEAFADLGVTPLTPETDRAMICGNLAFNLELKEMLEEFGLEEGANSDPKHYVVEKAFLD, via the coding sequence ATGACAGAGTTGAAGCCCGTGACCCAAAGCACAGCGACCAAGGCCCCCGAGGCCAAGAAACTGGCCATCCCCGACGCGCAGACCGTCACCGAGGTCAAACATTACACCGACCGGCTGTTTTCCTTCCGCTGCACGCGGCCCGCGACCATGCGGTTCCGGTCGGGTGAATTCGTCATGATCGGCCTGATGGGCGATCCCGATCCCAAGACCGGCAAGCAAAAACCACTGCTGCGCGCCTATTCCATCGCCTCGCCGTCCTGGGACGAAGAGCTGGAGTTCTATTCGATCAAGGTGCCCGACGGCCCGCTGACCTCGCGCCTGCAACACATCAAGGTGGGCGATGAAATCATCCTGCGCCCCAAACCCGTCGGCACGCTGGTGCATGACGCGCTGCTGCCGGGCAAGCGCCTGTGGTTCTTTGCCACCGGCACCGGCTTTGCGCCCTTTGCATCCCTGCTGCGCGAACCGCAGACCTACGAGGATTACGACGAGGTGATCATCACCCACACCTGCCGCGAAGCCGCCGAGCTGACCTATGGTGCCGAGCTGATCGAGGGCCTCAAGGAAGACGAGCTGCTGAACGAGGTGATCGGCGAAGGCTTCTGGAAGAAGATCAAGTATTACCCCACCACGACCCGCGAAGAGAGCGCCAAGATGGGCCGGATCACCGACCTGATGCGCTCGGGTGAGGCCTTTGCCGATCTTGGCGTGACGCCGCTGACCCCGGAAACCGACCGGGCGATGATCTGCGGCAACCTGGCCTTCAACCTTGAACTCAAGGAAATGCTGGAGGAATTCGGTCTTGAGGAAGGCGCCAATTCCGACCCCAAGCATTACGTGGTGGAAAAGGCCTTTCTGGACTGA
- a CDS encoding DUF934 domain-containing protein, translated as MPIVTDTGFAADTYDGEILDLASDTDPNTLTAPDAPLVRIDFPSFADGRGFTLARLLRMRGYKGRLRARGHVIADQYAMARRAGFDEVEIDDTLAKRQPQDQWVFRADWQHNDYQARMRG; from the coding sequence ATGCCCATCGTCACCGATACCGGCTTTGCCGCAGACACCTATGACGGCGAGATCCTTGATCTGGCCTCGGACACCGATCCCAATACCCTGACGGCCCCTGATGCCCCGCTGGTGCGCATTGATTTCCCCAGCTTTGCCGATGGCCGGGGCTTTACCCTGGCCCGGCTGTTGCGCATGCGCGGCTACAAGGGGCGGCTGCGGGCGCGCGGCCATGTGATCGCCGATCAATACGCCATGGCCCGCCGCGCCGGTTTCGACGAGGTCGAGATCGACGACACCCTTGCCAAACGCCAACCCCAGGACCAATGGGTTTTCCGCGCCGATTGGCAGCACAACGACTACCAGGCCCGCATGCGCGGCTGA
- a CDS encoding phosphoadenylyl-sulfate reductase: MSLLLGKNTLAEGAATVQPDHLADLRARVAALNVRYRHHGATAVLEGALRDPEAGKIAMVSSFGAESVALLHLVAMVDRKTPVLFIDTRLLFAETLAYQQELAERLHLSNLRIIRTAQETLDQRDPYGALRLSDTDACCALRKTEPLQQALDGFDGWITGRKRYQAKTRAEMEFFELEEATGRIKVNPLAHWGPEDTRAYMEENRLPKHPLVAQGYPSIGCAPCTSKVAPGEDPRAGRWRNQDKTECGIHFVNGVAARKKT; this comes from the coding sequence ATGTCGCTTCTTCTTGGCAAAAATACTCTCGCCGAAGGCGCAGCAACGGTTCAGCCGGATCATCTGGCGGACCTGCGCGCGCGCGTCGCGGCGTTGAACGTGCGCTATCGCCACCACGGGGCGACGGCGGTGCTCGAAGGGGCGCTGCGCGATCCCGAGGCGGGCAAGATCGCCATGGTGTCGTCCTTCGGGGCGGAATCCGTGGCGCTCTTGCACCTTGTGGCCATGGTTGATCGCAAGACGCCGGTGCTGTTCATCGACACGCGCCTGCTGTTTGCCGAAACCCTGGCCTATCAGCAGGAGCTCGCCGAACGGCTGCACCTGAGCAACCTGCGCATCATCCGCACCGCGCAGGAAACGCTGGACCAGCGCGACCCCTACGGCGCGCTGCGCCTGTCCGACACCGACGCCTGCTGCGCCCTGCGCAAGACCGAGCCGTTGCAACAGGCGCTGGACGGCTTTGACGGCTGGATCACCGGGCGCAAACGCTATCAGGCCAAGACCCGCGCCGAGATGGAGTTCTTTGAGCTGGAGGAGGCCACCGGCCGGATCAAGGTCAATCCGCTGGCGCATTGGGGCCCCGAAGACACCCGCGCCTACATGGAGGAAAACCGCCTGCCCAAGCACCCGCTGGTGGCGCAGGGCTATCCCTCGATCGGCTGCGCGCCCTGCACCAGCAAGGTCGCCCCGGGCGAAGACCCGCGCGCCGGGCGCTGGCGCAACCAGGACAAGACAGAATGCGGCATCCACTTTGTCAACGGCGTGGCCGCACGCAAGAAAACATAG
- a CDS encoding nitrite/sulfite reductase, which yields MYRYNDFDADFVAQRNRQFRQQVARRIDGSLTEDEFKPLRLMNGLYLQLHAYMLRVAIPYGTLNSAQMRQLAYLAERFDKGYGHFTTRQNIQYNWPKLPDVPDMLDALAEVEMHAIQTSGNTIRNVTADHFAGAAADEIADPRPVAELLRQWSTDHPEFQFLPRKFKIAVTGSPNDRAVIKAHDIGIQVVEQDGRIGYRVLVGGGLGRTPMIGKELADFVSQQELLPYVEAVVSVWNLLGRRDNKYKARIKITVHEHGIEQIRGLVEERFKETRAAFNGADLAIFEQIKPQFAPPAFRNAPTDAFDRAYEADPVFRSWADTNLAQHRAPGYAIAQISIKAHGQTPGDATAEQMRVMADIASEFGHDELRISHEQNVILPHVHKSDLPEIHARLKAHGLATANIGKISDIIACPGMDYCALATARSIPVAQQIATRFDELKIENDIGDLKIKISGCINACGHHHVGHIGILGLDRAGVETYQITLGGDHTENAAIGQRTGPGFGYDEIVPAIERLVGAYLEHRTDPAETFLQTYRRLGMAPFKAALYDSEQSRVAAE from the coding sequence ATGTACCGTTACAACGATTTTGACGCCGATTTTGTCGCGCAGCGCAACCGCCAGTTCCGCCAACAGGTCGCACGCCGCATCGACGGCAGCCTGACCGAGGATGAATTCAAGCCGCTGCGCCTGATGAACGGGCTGTACCTGCAACTGCACGCCTACATGCTGCGCGTCGCCATCCCCTATGGCACGCTGAATTCCGCCCAGATGCGCCAGCTGGCCTATCTGGCCGAGCGGTTCGACAAGGGCTATGGCCATTTCACCACGCGCCAGAACATCCAGTACAACTGGCCGAAACTGCCCGACGTGCCGGACATGCTGGACGCGCTGGCCGAGGTCGAGATGCACGCCATCCAGACCAGCGGCAACACCATCCGCAACGTGACCGCCGACCATTTCGCCGGCGCCGCCGCCGATGAAATCGCCGATCCGCGCCCGGTGGCCGAGCTGCTGCGCCAGTGGTCCACCGACCACCCCGAATTCCAGTTCCTGCCGCGCAAGTTCAAGATCGCCGTCACCGGAAGCCCGAACGACCGCGCCGTGATCAAGGCCCATGACATCGGTATTCAGGTCGTCGAGCAAGATGGCCGCATCGGCTATCGCGTGCTGGTGGGCGGCGGCCTTGGTCGCACCCCGATGATCGGCAAGGAACTGGCCGACTTTGTCAGCCAGCAAGAACTGCTTCCCTACGTCGAGGCCGTGGTCAGCGTCTGGAACCTGCTGGGCCGCCGCGACAACAAATACAAGGCCCGCATCAAGATCACCGTGCACGAACACGGGATCGAACAGATCCGCGGGCTTGTCGAAGAGCGGTTCAAGGAAACCCGCGCGGCCTTCAACGGCGCCGATCTTGCGATCTTCGAGCAGATCAAACCGCAATTTGCCCCGCCCGCGTTTCGCAACGCACCGACCGATGCCTTTGACCGCGCCTATGAGGCCGATCCGGTCTTCCGCTCCTGGGCCGACACCAACCTGGCGCAGCACCGCGCGCCCGGCTATGCCATCGCGCAGATCAGCATCAAGGCGCATGGCCAGACCCCCGGCGACGCCACGGCCGAGCAGATGCGCGTGATGGCCGATATCGCGTCAGAATTCGGGCATGATGAATTGCGCATCAGCCACGAACAGAACGTCATCCTGCCGCATGTGCACAAATCCGACCTGCCGGAAATCCACGCCCGGCTCAAGGCGCACGGACTGGCGACGGCCAATATCGGCAAGATCAGCGATATCATCGCCTGCCCCGGCATGGATTACTGCGCGCTGGCCACCGCGCGTTCGATCCCCGTCGCCCAGCAGATCGCCACCCGCTTTGACGAGCTGAAGATCGAGAACGACATCGGCGATCTCAAGATCAAGATTTCGGGCTGCATCAATGCCTGCGGGCACCATCACGTGGGCCATATCGGCATCCTTGGTCTCGACCGCGCGGGGGTGGAAACCTACCAGATCACCCTTGGCGGCGATCACACCGAAAACGCGGCCATTGGCCAGCGCACCGGCCCCGGCTTTGGCTATGACGAAATCGTCCCGGCCATCGAACGGCTGGTCGGCGCCTACCTGGAGCATCGCACAGACCCCGCCGAAACCTTCCTGCAAACCTATCGCCGTCTTGGCATGGCCCCCTTCAAGGCCGCGCTTTACGACAGCGAACAATCGCGCGTCGCGGCCGAGTAA
- a CDS encoding DUF2849 domain-containing protein — protein sequence MPRAFTPKVITANALIEGDVIYLTANDDWTRDLARAEILTDEAHAELRLIEASQRHHEAVGVYLADVAKGDKGPEPTHFREDFRRTGPSNYAHGKQEERV from the coding sequence ATGCCCCGCGCCTTTACCCCCAAAGTCATCACCGCCAACGCCCTGATCGAAGGCGACGTGATCTACCTGACCGCCAATGACGACTGGACCCGCGATCTGGCCCGCGCCGAGATCCTGACCGACGAGGCCCACGCCGAGTTGCGCCTGATCGAAGCCAGCCAGCGCCACCACGAGGCGGTCGGCGTTTACCTCGCCGACGTCGCCAAGGGCGACAAGGGCCCCGAGCCGACGCATTTCCGCGAGGATTTCCGCCGCACCGGCCCGTCGAACTATGCCCACGGCAAACAAGAGGAGCGCGTCTGA